GCACGTACTTATTCGTCGTCGTCCAGGCTGAACAGGTCAGTGATGCGGCTGTCAGGGTCGAGCAGGAGCACGCGACGTCCGAGCACCACGCGGCTCCAGTCCACCGGCAGCCTGGGCAAGCGCGCGCTGCAGGACCCGGGAAGCGGCTGGGCGCGGTTTAGCAGGCCGGGAGGCAGGGTGCCGTCGCGCTGGATCTGTTTTTCCAGTCCGGGAGGAAGGTTGTCGCGCTCGGCCAGTCCCGGCGGCAGACTTGAGCTGTCGGCGAAGCATCCGCGTATGTTCTGCCGGTCATAGTTGGTGAACACCGAGCGGAATGGGCGCGGCCGCGCATTGTCATAGGAACGATATTCCGGCTCACGACCTTCGGGAGAGCGAAGCTCGGGCTCCCGCTGTGCCGCCGGCGTGCCGGCATATTGCGCGGCGGCCGGTGCGGCAGTGATGAAGTTCAGCACTGCCTCTGACTCGATTTTCGCTTCCTTCTTGCCGGAGGCCGCAGCGACTCCGGTTCCGGCGCCGGCACCCACACCGGCACCGATCGCCGCGCCCTTGCCGCCGCCTGCCACTGCGCCAATAATCGCGCCCAGTGCCGCCCCACCGCCGATCTTCGTGGTGTTGCTCTTGGTGTGCGACTGGCCCTTGGTCAGCCAGGGCTGCGTGTTCACCGGATAAGAGCGGCCGCCGGCGGTAATCGCAGTGAGCGTCAGCTCCAGTTCACCGGGATCACTGAGCCGCCCAGAAGGGTGCGCTCGCAGCACGCGACCGTCCACGTCGGCATCCTTGGGATAAAGCGTGCGTCCGTCGGGGTCGAGAATGGGCTGCTCCAACGACGCATGAAAGGTGTCGCCCTGGCGTGCGGTCTCGCTGCTCAGGTTGTCAATCATCCGGATTGTCACCTGCGTGCCTTCGGGAATTGGACCGCCCATTCCGCCGGCGTGGCGGTGCTCCTGCGCCAAACAAAGGGAAGAAACAATGACGATCGAGATAAGAGCGGCAAGCGCCCGCTGTGCCTTCATGAGAGACTGCCTCCTCCAACGAGTTCCTGGACCGAAGAGAATCGTATGACGGCTAACTTCAGAGTACAAGGGCGGCGAAAGACCGGGGGTTGTGGATAACGGTACCAGGATTTCATCCGTTACTTCTGCTCGCCGAAGAAGAGGAAGTACGAGCACGCCCACAGCTCGGTGGGAATGCTGCCGCGCGGTCGAGCAGTGAAGATGACGTTATAGTCGGCGGTGAGGTGCAGGCCGTCGAGAATTGATTGGGAAGCCTCCTGCTGCGGCCGGGGCCCAACCAATGCGAGGTAGCGCAAGAAATCGTAAATATCACCGGCGCCGGCGTAACCGGGAGCGGCAAACGAGAGATCGGTGTCCTCGCCCGCGAAATGCCATGCCAGCGAAGCCGCCAGCGCGATTCCGCGCTCGTAGTCGGCGCCTTTCACCGCGGCAGAGGAAGGATTATCGAAGACAACGCGTAGCTTGCGTTCGTCCTCGCGAGTGAATTCGCGCACCTTCAGCGATCCCGTCCGTGCCGACGACTTCCAGTCCACATGGCGCGCCGAATCTTCCGGCAGGTATTCGCGGATGCGGTAGAGGTCGTGCCCGCGCCCGCGCAGGAAAGCCTCAAACTCGCCCGTAATCATGGGCAGGACTTCGAACAGTTCATCGGTCGGCTGCACCGGCGGATAGACCACAACCTCGCGCGTCAGAGGGACCTTGCGCGTCTTGACCAGGAAGGAAAATGGAAAACGGGTGGAGAGTCCGAAACCGTCCTGCACGTACCGTCCGCGGCGGTGAAAGTCGAGTTCGAGTTCGCGGCTGACCGTGTTGCGCGCCGGCAGAAAGGGAAAATAGGCGCGCCCATTGAAAATTTCGGGCGTGCTCTCCCGCCCGGTAACCACGCGCAACGATAGATCGGGCAGGTGCACCCATTGTTTTTCGCGCGGCGCCTTCGCGGGGTACACGAACACTGAGCGCTCCCACTTCAGCCGTTTGTGCGCCCGCCCGGACTTGGCGGGAACCACGCTCACCGACAGCGACGGCAACACGCGCCGCAGGTTTCTCAGGCTCAGCCGCGCCAGCACGGCTTCCCCAGCAAAGACATGCTCGGGGAAGCCGATGTCGAGTTCCAAGCCGCGCAGTATTGCCGCCGAGGCCACGCCGGAAACAATAATCGCGGCCAGCATCGCGGAAACAACAATGAACAACAGGTTGTTCCCGGTATTCAGGGCGGCGACACCGATCATCAGCACAATCGCCAGATAAACCAGGCCTTCGCGGGTCACATCGTAATCGAATGCCTCGCGCACGCGGTACAGCGCGACCCGCCGCGCCAGGTAGGGCACGATGGTCAGCCCAACCACACCCGCCAGCAACAGGGCCGCGGAGGCAAGGACCGCAGTGGCCCAGACGTTTCCGGCTTGGCGGGTAACGGTAGAGAAAATAGCAGCGCCGAAAGCCAACGACAGTCCGGCGATCGCTACAAAGAAGCGGACCCAGGCTTCTCTCTCGATGTGGAATGATTTGAACAAGCTGCTTAAGTCCCGACGGCTCCGATTTCGTGAACGGCGGAATGAATTCCGCCGCTACCCATGCCACACAAAACTACTTCTTGCCAGCCAGAATCGGCTTGCGCTTGCGTGCCCGAGCACGCTTTCTATTTTTCCACAACAAGTAAAGCCCTCCCATCACGACGATGATCAGGACAACGAATTCCGTTTCCTTCAGCGCGCCAGCAAACTGCCGGCCGAAAAAATATCCGGCGCAGGCGATTACGGTGACCCAAACCACAGCGCCGGCGGCATTGGCGACCAGGAATTGCTTCCACTCCATGTTCAGAACGCCAGCCAGCGGTCCGGCAACAATGCGCAGGCCGGCGATAAACCGCGCCAGGAAGATTGCAGCCCATCCGCGTCGCTGCAGGAATTCTTCACCGGTGCGGATTGTCTCCTCGCTGATGTGAAAAAAATTCCTGTAGCGATTCAGCAGAGGACGGCCGCCGCGCCGCCCGATCCAGTAGCCGATGTTGTCACCGATGGTGCAGGCGCAGACCGCGACCAGTATCAGCCACGGCAGCTTCAAGTGATGTCCGCGATAAGCAGCAATGCTGGCGAGAATCAGGATGGTTTCGCCGGGAAGGGGTAGTCCCGCGTTTTCCCCGAGCAGCGCAATGGCGACCGCCCAGTAGCCGTAATGTTGAAGATAATAGCGGGCGGTTTCGACGATCCAGTGCATGAAAGGAGCAGCCAGCGCCTACGGTTAGAACGTGACGGCATCAGGACGGCTGCCCGATGGTAAACCAAATCGCGAGCGGGCCAGCGCGAATTGCTGGTTGCTAATCGCCGCGAAGAAATTCCAGCAGCACGCGATTGAATTCCTCGGGCGACTCCTCATACGGCAGGTGGCCGGTTTTGGACATCATCACCAGCTTCGAATCGGCAATGGCGCGTTGCACGTGCTTGGCCGAGCCCGGCAATACGGCGGTGTCGCTATCGCCCCATACCAACAGCGTGGGCGCGTGGATTTGCGCGTAGAGGGGTTCGAGCATGGAGATATCGCTCTGCCAGCAACGGACCACGCCAAGCAGGTAATCGACTGATCCCGCGATGCGGAGCGGCTTGGCGTAGGCTTCAAACATTCCGGGCGGGATTTTTCCGGGATCGGCAAAAAGCCGCTGCAGGACCCAGTTGTTCAGAGCATCGAGGCGCAGGAATGAGTGGCGGAACAACATTCCTCCGACCGCGGTTGAAAACACTGCAATGCGCTTACGACCGGCGCGCGACCAGGGATTGACCGGCGCGACCAGCACCAGGCGGCGAATCCGCCGGCCCAGTTCGGCCGCGATAATGGTGGAGAGGGCGCCACCGTGAGAGGTACCGACAAGATCGAATTCGCGCAGCCCAAGTGCGTCGAGGAAGGCGATCAACCGCTGGGCGGAGGCGCGCATGCTGCAGTCGAGGTCTTTCACCCGATCGCTGAAGCCGGTTCCTAATAGATCTGGGGCAAAGACGGAGAAGTGGCGCGCCAGCGCAGGAATGGTGTGCCGCCAGGAAAAGGAGTACGCCAGCAGTCCATGGACAAGCACAACCGGAAAACCCGATCCACTTTGTAGGAAATGAACGCGAAGTCCTTGAATCGTGAGATCAGCTTCCTGAGTGATGGAATTCGCAGTTTCATTGAAAAGCTTGGCAACCGAATTGTGATCGCGGGATTCCAAACCGTCTGATATCGCCTCTGTCGCTTCTGTGGGGAGCCAATTCGGCTCCCCCTTTTTGTTAAGTACTCGACATTTCCGCTGCGGTAAGTCTCAGCCTACTGCCTTAACAGCGATCTCAATCGAATCAGGTACTTAGAACCGAATACCCTTAGCTGTCGCGAAGGCCGCGTCCGGTCCAGAATCAGAATACGCCGGGAGGTCAGAGAAACAAATTCTTGAAAATGTCAGAACTGCGTTTCAAGAGGCTTGCAGCAGCCCTAGCGCCGGGTATATGAGGAATGAGAGGCGGCTTCCATATTTTGTATTTCGTTCGGGCTCAGGCTATGATGATTTTGTAAGTACCGGATAGGGTGGAGGATAAGGCACGCCGGGTACAAGGGCCATGGCACCTCAGTTGCTGTCGAAGTCGAAAAGTGTTTCTCTGCCCGCAGTTCCCCAAAAGGGAACGATTGAGGAGAAGTTTCGGCAGCCCCCGATGACAAGGGACATCCAAGTCCGGTTTGTGGCCGTGGTGTTGGCGTTGCTGACCACCGCTGCGGGCGTCTTCGGCTGGATTAATTTCCAAAAAGAAAGGCAATTCCAGATTCCCTACGACGGCGTTTGGTGGGTGGAGCACAACCGCCACCTGGTCGCCGAACGAGTGGACCCCGAAGGACCGGGTGCCCGGGCCGGAATCAAGAACGGCGACGAACTGCAAGGCATCAGCGACCACGACATTCATAATTTCTCCGAGCTGAGCCGGCAGATGTACCGGACCGGGAGCTGGTCGAAGGCTACCTACAACCTGCGGCGCGGGGGCGTCACGGTCAATGTTCCGGTCGTGCTCGTGCCTTTCGATAAGTCGTTGTACGTCGGGCTGCGCTTCATTTCACTGATCTATCTAGGCATCGGACTGTACGTCCTGCTGCGTCGCTGGACGGCGCCCAAGTCGACGCACTTCTACCTGTTCTGCCTGGTCTCCTATATCTTCTACGCTTTCCACTACACCGGGAAGCTGAACCAGTTCGACTGGATCGTGTACTGGGCCAACGTGGTGGCGGAACTTTTGCAGCCAGCCCTGTTCCTGCACTTCGTGCTCACCTTCCCGGAGGTCAAGGATTCGGTCAAGCGGCGGCCGTGGCTGGTGCCGGTCTGCTACGTGCCTGGCCTGCTGTTATTGCTGGCACACATCCTTTCGCTGCAACTGCTGGTGCCGAGCGAATTGCTGCGGTTCAACCTGGATCGGCTGGAGATGTTGTACCTGGCCGCATTCTTCGTTGTGGCGGCGGGGGTTCTGTGGCACAGCTACAAACACGCGTCGACCCCGATACTGCGCCAGCAGATGAAGTGGGTGACGCGGGGCACGATCCTGGCGATTGCGCCGTTTACGCTGTTCTACGTGATCCCCTATATGAACGGGACGCAGGCGACAGTGCTGATGAAGGTGTCGGTGCTGTCGCTGGTTTTCCTGCCGCTGACGTTCGGATATGCCATCTTCCGATACCGGCTGATGGACGTGGACGTGATCTTCAAGCGCGGCATGGCCTACACGCTGGCGGCGGCGTCGATCGCCGGGGTGTACTTCGCGACGATTGGGCTGGCGGCGGTGCTGCTGAACCGGCACCTGCCCAGCAGCGGGCCGACCGGCATGATCGCGGTAATCGTGGTCACTGCGCTGCTGTTCGACCCGGTAAGGAAGTGGTTCCAGGAGAAATTGGACCGCTTCTTCTACCGCAAGAGATATGACTACCGGAAAACGCTGATCGAGTTCGGACGCGAGTTGAGTTCGCAGCTCGACCTGGACAAGATGCTGAGTTCGATCGTGGACCGCATCGCGCGCACGTTGCTGGTGGACCGGATGGCGATCTTTTTGGCGTCAGCGGATTCGCCGAACCGCTTTACCCTCTCCAAGTCGTTCGGAATATCCGATCTTCCGCCCAACCTCGACCTCAGCTTCCTGGGAGAAGAGCGGCCGGAGATGGCGGCCGGGCACCTGTTCTTCGACAACACGCGCGCGGTGGTGCGGGAGACCCCGGGTGCGCAGTACTCGATTGCGCAGCTCGACATGAACTATTTCATTCCTTGCTCGGTGCAGGGACGCACCATCGCGATGATGGGCCTGGGCAAGACCAGCGAAGGGGATTTCCTATCCAGCGAAGATGTCGAACTGCTGGAAGCGCTGGCAGGATACGTCGGCATCGCCATCCAGAACGCACGCCTGTACGCCTCGCTGGAGCAGAAGGTCAGCGAGTACGAGCGGCTCAAGGATTTCAACGAGAACATCGTGGAATCCATCAGCGTCGGGGTATTTGCGGTGGACTTGGATGACCGCGTCGAGTTCTGGAACTCGCAGATGGAAGTGATGTATGCGCTGCCGCGCTGGCAGGCGCTGGGAAAGAAGCTGACCGAGGTCTTCCCTGCCGGGTTCCTGGAAGAGTTCTACCGGGTGCGCACCAACCCGGGCATCCACAATCTGTACAAGTATCGGCTGAATACGCCGGCGGGCGAGACGCGGATGACCAACATCGCCATCGCTCCGCTGGTGACCAAGAAATTCAACGTGATCGGGCGGCTGGTGCTGGTGGACGACATCACGGAACGGATCGAGCTGGAGTCGCAACTGAGCCAGGCGGAAAAGATGTCGTCGATTGGGCTGCTGGCGGCGGGCGTGGCGCACGAGGTCAACACCCCGCTGGCGGTGATTTCCTCCTACGCGCAGATGCTCTCCAAACAATTGCAGGGCGACGAGCAGCGCTCGTCACTGTTGGAGAAGATTACCAAGCAGACCTTCCGGGCCTCGGAAATTGTGAACAACCTGCTGAACTTTTCGCGCACCAGCGGCACCGAGTTTGGCGAGGTGGACCTGAACAAGGTGATTCGCGAAACCCTCAACCTGCTGGAGCACCAGCTCAAAACGGCGCGGGTGAAGGTACAGGCGGAAATGTGCGAGAAGCTGCCGACCATCCAGGGCAACTCCGGCAAGCTGCAACAGGTTTTCCTGAACCTGTTCCTGAATGCCAAGGACGCGATGCCGGATGGAGGCACACTGGAGGTGCGCACGGCGAACGGCAACGGCGTGAACGTCACCGTGTCGGATACCGGGTCGGGCATCGCACAGGAGCACATCGACCGCATTTACGATCCATTTTTCACCACCAAGAACACGCCGCACGACGGGCGGCGGGGCACCGGCCTGGGATTATCGGTGACCTACGGAATCATCCAGGAGCACGCCGGAAAAATCCGCGTCGAGAGCCGGATGGGGAGCGGGACAACGTTCCATTTGGAGTTTCCACTGATGAGGAAAGCAGTCAATGTGTGACAACCGTCGATGGCGGATGGTCGATGGCCGGTGCTGATTCGTTTGGCCATCAACCATCGACCATGGACCATCGACCTCGGGCGAAATGAGGAAACGCATTGAGTGAAGCAGCTGTCATAACCCGCCGTAGCGCGATGAAGGAGCAAGGCACGGCGAGGGGTTCGATTTTGATCGTTGACGACGAAGCCTCGATCCGCGAGTCGCTGCAGACACTGCTAGAGTTGGAAGGGTTCAAGGTGGAGACCGCGTCGACCGGAGAAGAAGGCTTGGCAAGAATGGCCGAGCAGCCGATGGACCTGGTGCTGCTGGACTTCGCGCTGCCCGATCGCAACGGCCTCGAGATCCTGCGCGATATCCGCGATCGCGAGCCGGAGCTGGGGGTCATCATGATCACCGCCTATGGCACCGTGGAAAACGCGGTAGCGGCGATGCAGGCGGGAGCGACCAACTTTATCCAGAAGCCATGGGACAACGAGAAGCTGCTGGCCGACGTGCGGGCGGTGGTGGCCCGGCGCCACGCCGAAGAAGAAAACGTGCAGTTGAAGCGCGCCCTCAAGCAGCGCTATAACTTCGAAAACATCGTCGGCAAGAGCGAGCCGATGCTGAAAATCTTCGACCTGGTCGCCCAGATCGCGCCCAGCCGCTCCACGGTGCTGCTGCAGGGGGAAAGCGGAACCGGAAAAGAACTGATCGCCAAGGCGATCCACATGAATTCGCCGCGCAAGGACCGCCCCTTTGTGCCGGTGAACACCGGATCGATGCCGGCGGACCTGTTGGAATCCACGCTGTTTGGCCACGTCAAAGGCGCCTTCACCAGCGCCATCGCCTCCAAGAAGGGCTTGTTCGAAATTGCCGACCGCGGCACCCTGTTCCTGGATGAGATCGGCACCATGAGCATGGAGACGCAGGCCAAGATCCTGCGGGTGTTGCAGGACCGGAAGTTCATGCACCTGGGCGGCGTACAGGAACTGCAGGTGGACGTACGCATCATCGCCGCGACCAATGTGGACCTGCGGCAAATGGCGCGGGAGGGAAGATTCCGCGAGGATTTGTACTACCGGCTGAACGTGATCACTATCGACTTGCCGCCCATGCGGCAACGGCGGGAGGACATTCCGCTGCTGGTGGAACATTTCATCAGCAAATTTGCCGAGGAGAACGAGCGGCCGGTGCGGCAGATTGCGCCGGAAGCGCTGCGCGCCCTGATCGAATATGGCTGGCCGGGCAATGTTCGCGAATTGGAAAACGTTGTCGAGCGCGCGGTGGTGTTGTCCTCGGGCCCGACGGTGACGCTGGACCTGCTGCCTGACCACATCGCTGGCCGCGGCGCCGGACTGAGCATGCTGGAGCACCGGGCGGACGCTTCCCTGTTCGAGATCGTGGAAGAATGCGAGCGGCGAATCATCGTCGACATGCTGGAGCGCTGCAACTGGAACCAGACGGAAGCGGCGGAGAAGTTCAAGATCCCGCTGTCCACACTGAACCAGAAGATCAAGCGCTTGAGCATTGAGATCAAGAAGAGGGCGAGGGAATAGGAACAACCCAGGAACCAGAGAGTGAAAAGCAGGAAGTAATCAAAACTAAACGACGGTTTCGGGGCCAGAGGCCCCGTTTTTTTCTTGCCCGACGGACCCGCCGGGCCCCCGGCGACCATACCTGGAGGTCGGCGTGCGGCATGTTCGCCAAGGATGCCAGGTACTACTCTGGCGAGCTACAATGGATTTCGATGGCGGCGGGGCGCAACATCCTATTCGTTGCATCGAGGCATTCACTGTCCAAGACACGGCGGTGGGTCCTGGAACACGCCGGATACCGCGTGCAACGCGCCGAGACGGCAACGGAGATAAACCAGGCCCTGCAGCGCAATACGGTGGACCTGGTGCTGGTGGGATGGACCGACAAGAAAGCTACAGCAGAACAGGTCGTAAGCCTGGTGCGGAAGATTTCCCCCCGTATTCCGATCGTGTCGATGACTGGGCATGGAA
This genomic interval from Terriglobales bacterium contains the following:
- a CDS encoding DUF58 domain-containing protein; its protein translation is MFKSFHIEREAWVRFFVAIAGLSLAFGAAIFSTVTRQAGNVWATAVLASAALLLAGVVGLTIVPYLARRVALYRVREAFDYDVTREGLVYLAIVLMIGVAALNTGNNLLFIVVSAMLAAIIVSGVASAAILRGLELDIGFPEHVFAGEAVLARLSLRNLRRVLPSLSVSVVPAKSGRAHKRLKWERSVFVYPAKAPREKQWVHLPDLSLRVVTGRESTPEIFNGRAYFPFLPARNTVSRELELDFHRRGRYVQDGFGLSTRFPFSFLVKTRKVPLTREVVVYPPVQPTDELFEVLPMITGEFEAFLRGRGHDLYRIREYLPEDSARHVDWKSSARTGSLKVREFTREDERKLRVVFDNPSSAAVKGADYERGIALAASLAWHFAGEDTDLSFAAPGYAGAGDIYDFLRYLALVGPRPQQEASQSILDGLHLTADYNVIFTARPRGSIPTELWACSYFLFFGEQK
- a CDS encoding DedA family protein — translated: MHWIVETARYYLQHYGYWAVAIALLGENAGLPLPGETILILASIAAYRGHHLKLPWLILVAVCACTIGDNIGYWIGRRGGRPLLNRYRNFFHISEETIRTGEEFLQRRGWAAIFLARFIAGLRIVAGPLAGVLNMEWKQFLVANAAGAVVWVTVIACAGYFFGRQFAGALKETEFVVLIIVVMGGLYLLWKNRKRARARKRKPILAGKK
- a CDS encoding alpha/beta hydrolase; this translates as MLVHGLLAYSFSWRHTIPALARHFSVFAPDLLGTGFSDRVKDLDCSMRASAQRLIAFLDALGLREFDLVGTSHGGALSTIIAAELGRRIRRLVLVAPVNPWSRAGRKRIAVFSTAVGGMLFRHSFLRLDALNNWVLQRLFADPGKIPPGMFEAYAKPLRIAGSVDYLLGVVRCWQSDISMLEPLYAQIHAPTLLVWGDSDTAVLPGSAKHVQRAIADSKLVMMSKTGHLPYEESPEEFNRVLLEFLRGD
- a CDS encoding ATP-binding protein — its product is MTRDIQVRFVAVVLALLTTAAGVFGWINFQKERQFQIPYDGVWWVEHNRHLVAERVDPEGPGARAGIKNGDELQGISDHDIHNFSELSRQMYRTGSWSKATYNLRRGGVTVNVPVVLVPFDKSLYVGLRFISLIYLGIGLYVLLRRWTAPKSTHFYLFCLVSYIFYAFHYTGKLNQFDWIVYWANVVAELLQPALFLHFVLTFPEVKDSVKRRPWLVPVCYVPGLLLLLAHILSLQLLVPSELLRFNLDRLEMLYLAAFFVVAAGVLWHSYKHASTPILRQQMKWVTRGTILAIAPFTLFYVIPYMNGTQATVLMKVSVLSLVFLPLTFGYAIFRYRLMDVDVIFKRGMAYTLAAASIAGVYFATIGLAAVLLNRHLPSSGPTGMIAVIVVTALLFDPVRKWFQEKLDRFFYRKRYDYRKTLIEFGRELSSQLDLDKMLSSIVDRIARTLLVDRMAIFLASADSPNRFTLSKSFGISDLPPNLDLSFLGEERPEMAAGHLFFDNTRAVVRETPGAQYSIAQLDMNYFIPCSVQGRTIAMMGLGKTSEGDFLSSEDVELLEALAGYVGIAIQNARLYASLEQKVSEYERLKDFNENIVESISVGVFAVDLDDRVEFWNSQMEVMYALPRWQALGKKLTEVFPAGFLEEFYRVRTNPGIHNLYKYRLNTPAGETRMTNIAIAPLVTKKFNVIGRLVLVDDITERIELESQLSQAEKMSSIGLLAAGVAHEVNTPLAVISSYAQMLSKQLQGDEQRSSLLEKITKQTFRASEIVNNLLNFSRTSGTEFGEVDLNKVIRETLNLLEHQLKTARVKVQAEMCEKLPTIQGNSGKLQQVFLNLFLNAKDAMPDGGTLEVRTANGNGVNVTVSDTGSGIAQEHIDRIYDPFFTTKNTPHDGRRGTGLGLSVTYGIIQEHAGKIRVESRMGSGTTFHLEFPLMRKAVNV
- a CDS encoding sigma-54 dependent transcriptional regulator, which translates into the protein MKEQGTARGSILIVDDEASIRESLQTLLELEGFKVETASTGEEGLARMAEQPMDLVLLDFALPDRNGLEILRDIRDREPELGVIMITAYGTVENAVAAMQAGATNFIQKPWDNEKLLADVRAVVARRHAEEENVQLKRALKQRYNFENIVGKSEPMLKIFDLVAQIAPSRSTVLLQGESGTGKELIAKAIHMNSPRKDRPFVPVNTGSMPADLLESTLFGHVKGAFTSAIASKKGLFEIADRGTLFLDEIGTMSMETQAKILRVLQDRKFMHLGGVQELQVDVRIIAATNVDLRQMAREGRFREDLYYRLNVITIDLPPMRQRREDIPLLVEHFISKFAEENERPVRQIAPEALRALIEYGWPGNVRELENVVERAVVLSSGPTVTLDLLPDHIAGRGAGLSMLEHRADASLFEIVEECERRIIVDMLERCNWNQTEAAEKFKIPLSTLNQKIKRLSIEIKKRARE